In the genome of Candidatus Woesearchaeota archaeon, one region contains:
- a CDS encoding PGF-pre-PGF domain-containing protein, with amino-acid sequence MPTGFVINKDKGSLIAALESNLRDDFQGTISVQSLSVSEDGKYNLSVSFVSAAGSSGYLFLTDVDNPYGLQQLQTGYNEQFATDMIYVGGDFNFTTATVRLPKYAPISMILKCPDEEWHENNLSCDQWKRTNISFVETDNSIEFNVTSFSGFVGTSYIYDTFESGTNYCTSIEDTQWYDAVCQSGAGSFTIMSDASLAYMGRKFANVTKLNSGNSSRIRVEVYDVYGTTKSNIYSRVYLNAQNVSVSSGSTDAWIFMGVWDATLPLPYLQAFAYFDENESLGCGYFSDPAQGTLTGCSNQTKQHLNTNTWHTVELFYNATGGISCWLNGTVFCNQTGINFSNEEIQHVSLGVIDNSVANATGTLLFDEYRVSNQKIGSYPLIRNVTLPTSMVYDDQNLSLWALITDPDTEDSIQLVWLNKSTTELFLLPQASGQTIVGYLTNTGSNYSLAINESLYAKSASSDSLTVTYTLLANDSNGQIQQVQGSFEVLDGNPVVSLITPADGTYFASPNVTLTCNVTDPTANLYNITIYTNISGTFIENASTNISGNSSSVSMNLSSLLDGVYHWNCLAYDTESLDGNAANIAWGDINRTFIIDTTAPGSIANLTHENASLTWIKWNWSNPTNNDFNHTEIWLNGSWVANLSTPTTSYVATSLTNTTNYTVSIRTADHAGNVNQSAVNHTASTNAVPDTLSPSTLSNLTNVSITDASITWNWTNPSENDYNHVELYVNGTFVVNISYTLHNYTATGLLNNTNYTLSTRTVDHSGNINSTWVNHTTTTAVDTTAPASISTLRKEAQDSSWITWNWSNPLTGDYNYSLLYLNGSLATTVYQPTNRYNATGLLASTVYTLSILTVDHLGNVNTTWVNNSGQTSASYCGDARCDGTESCSLCVIDCGDCPVGEQQGSNLVVPVVILEPKISRAWDILDENAEVVWRITDQEMGVKEISFTTKKVMENAEISLAAYTQRPSGLYQTIPGSLYYYLKIETMNMDSTSLDDVQFQFTVEKTWLDANNLTSEDVVLYRYTVDWVALPTIKVAEDSTIVTYESNSPGFSYFAIGGNKKEKTGVETPLEELTTQPVVVGESISIPKEPVVETPRTIINLTNTSDASDKPWTFFIPRGDLLMLFVFIGLLISVGGIKYWRRKRIKASDNHQNL; translated from the coding sequence ATGCCAACAGGTTTTGTTATCAATAAAGATAAAGGATCTCTTATTGCAGCCCTAGAATCAAATCTTCGCGATGATTTTCAGGGTACGATTTCAGTACAGAGCCTCTCGGTGAGTGAGGACGGAAAATACAATCTGAGTGTTTCGTTTGTTTCTGCTGCAGGGTCATCAGGATATCTTTTTCTTACTGATGTTGACAACCCTTATGGACTACAGCAACTACAAACTGGGTATAATGAGCAGTTTGCTACCGATATGATCTATGTTGGTGGTGATTTTAATTTTACTACAGCAACTGTTCGTTTGCCAAAATATGCTCCTATTTCAATGATCTTAAAATGTCCTGATGAAGAATGGCATGAAAATAATCTTAGTTGTGATCAGTGGAAGAGAACCAATATTTCCTTTGTCGAGACCGACAATAGCATTGAATTCAATGTTACCTCCTTTTCTGGTTTTGTAGGAACAAGCTATATATACGATACCTTCGAATCAGGAACCAACTATTGTACATCTATTGAGGACACGCAATGGTACGACGCTGTCTGTCAATCAGGCGCAGGGAGCTTCACCATCATGAGTGATGCAAGTCTTGCTTATATGGGCAGGAAATTTGCAAATGTGACAAAGTTAAATTCAGGGAATAGTTCACGAATAAGAGTAGAGGTCTATGATGTCTATGGAACAACCAAGAGTAATATTTATAGCAGAGTCTACCTCAATGCGCAAAACGTTTCAGTCTCCTCCGGATCCACTGATGCATGGATTTTCATGGGTGTATGGGACGCCACTTTACCCCTACCGTACTTACAGGCCTTTGCATACTTTGACGAAAATGAGAGTTTGGGTTGTGGTTATTTTTCTGATCCAGCGCAAGGAACCCTTACAGGATGTAGCAATCAAACAAAACAACATCTGAATACAAACACTTGGCATACCGTAGAGCTTTTTTACAATGCAACAGGAGGAATAAGTTGCTGGTTAAATGGAACGGTCTTCTGTAATCAGACAGGCATTAATTTCAGCAATGAAGAAATTCAACATGTAAGTCTCGGAGTAATTGATAACTCTGTTGCAAATGCAACAGGGACATTGCTATTTGATGAGTATCGGGTTTCAAACCAAAAAATAGGTAGCTATCCCTTGATACGAAATGTAACCTTACCAACAAGTATGGTCTATGACGATCAAAATCTTTCTTTGTGGGCCTTAATTACTGATCCTGATACAGAAGATAGCATCCAGTTAGTATGGTTAAATAAGAGCACGACAGAACTGTTTCTTTTACCGCAAGCAAGTGGGCAAACAATAGTAGGTTACCTTACCAATACAGGTTCTAATTATTCTTTAGCGATCAATGAATCACTCTATGCTAAATCTGCAAGTTCTGACAGTTTAACGGTAACATATACTTTACTTGCAAACGACAGCAACGGACAGATTCAACAAGTACAAGGAAGTTTTGAGGTTCTTGATGGTAACCCTGTTGTCTCTCTTATTACTCCGGCAGATGGTACGTATTTTGCAAGTCCAAATGTAACCCTTACCTGTAATGTAACTGACCCGACTGCTAATCTTTACAACATAACTATCTATACAAACATCAGTGGCACGTTCATAGAAAACGCAAGTACCAACATTTCCGGAAATAGTTCTTCAGTCAGCATGAATTTGAGTTCCTTACTCGATGGTGTGTATCACTGGAATTGTTTAGCATATGATACTGAGAGTTTGGATGGCAATGCAGCAAACATTGCTTGGGGTGACATAAATCGGACTTTTATAATAGATACGACTGCACCAGGAAGTATAGCTAACCTCACCCATGAAAATGCAAGTTTAACCTGGATTAAGTGGAATTGGAGCAATCCAACAAATAATGATTTTAACCATACGGAGATTTGGTTAAACGGCAGTTGGGTAGCCAATCTCAGCACACCTACGACCAGTTATGTTGCGACGAGTTTAACGAATACGACAAATTATACCGTGAGTATCAGAACAGCAGATCATGCAGGCAATGTTAATCAAAGTGCAGTGAATCATACTGCCAGCACCAATGCAGTGCCTGATACACTATCACCAAGTACATTAAGCAATCTCACCAATGTTTCTATAACTGATGCCAGCATTACGTGGAATTGGACTAATCCTTCTGAGAATGATTATAACCATGTTGAACTTTACGTAAATGGCACATTTGTAGTAAATATAAGTTATACCTTACACAATTACACTGCCACAGGATTGTTGAACAATACGAATTACACGTTAAGTACACGAACCGTGGATCATAGTGGTAATATCAACTCAACGTGGGTTAACCATACGACTACAACAGCGGTTGATACCACCGCGCCTGCAAGTATTAGCACGTTGAGAAAAGAAGCCCAAGATTCGTCGTGGATAACGTGGAACTGGAGCAATCCACTAACGGGCGATTATAATTATAGCCTTCTCTATTTGAATGGTAGTCTCGCGACTACTGTTTACCAGCCTACCAATAGATACAATGCAACAGGTTTATTGGCAAGTACGGTTTATACGTTAAGTATCCTTACGGTAGATCATCTAGGGAATGTTAATACCACTTGGGTGAATAATTCAGGCCAAACAAGTGCTAGTTATTGTGGTGACGCTCGTTGTGATGGAACCGAATCATGTTCTCTTTGTGTTATAGATTGTGGTGATTGCCCTGTTGGTGAGCAACAAGGTAGTAATCTGGTTGTTCCTGTAGTTATCCTCGAGCCAAAGATATCGCGCGCATGGGACATCCTTGATGAGAATGCTGAAGTAGTCTGGAGGATCACTGATCAAGAGATGGGCGTTAAAGAAATTTCTTTTACCACTAAAAAAGTAATGGAAAATGCAGAAATAAGCCTTGCAGCATATACTCAACGACCAAGTGGTCTTTATCAGACCATTCCCGGGTCATTGTATTACTACCTTAAGATTGAAACCATGAACATGGATAGCACCTCTCTCGATGATGTACAATTTCAATTTACTGTTGAAAAAACATGGTTGGATGCAAATAATCTAACTTCTGAAGACGTAGTCTTATACCGTTATACCGTTGATTGGGTAGCCCTGCCAACCATAAAAGTAGCTGAAGACAGCACGATAGTTACGTATGAAAGTAACTCACCAGGATTTAGTTATTTTGCTATCGGAGGAAACAAAAAAGAGAAAACTGGTGTGGAAACTCCTCTTGAAGAACTAACCACCCAGCCTGTTGTTGTCGGAGAGTCAATTTCTATACCAAAGGAACCAGTTGTAGAAACTCCACGTACTATCATTAATCTGACCAACACAAGCGATGCATCTGATAAGCCATGGACATTTTTCATTCCACGAGGAGACCTCTTGATGTTGTTTGTTTTTATTGGCCTTCTCATCTCGGTTGGTGGTATCAAGTATTGGCGGCGAAAGCGGATAAAAGCATCTGATAATCACCAGAACCTATAG
- a CDS encoding right-handed parallel beta-helix repeat-containing protein has product MKKIVWLVVFLAFLTPLLTVSATEVSSCRTIFEDSVLVTNISANRDPCITLGANDITFDCQGYTINGNGIYQGIYVDGKNGVIIKNCRLNNFVSDLKLVNADNNIVEDNIFNDFFSVSLGADNNLVQRNAFNKETWLYGVSNTFDGNTFTLVDSNNAALSIHAGYNVVKNNVFVGSSDGFGIANTQSATYNQYVNNTITNFAQGIILGGFLLGANYNTVANNSLLNNMEGIQVAGGDLNSITGNDINSRNWTEADTTYEGWGVDLGGSRNNVLWDNTIHNQNNRFDVNLNLYCYQGVENTWNFNITPTCEGDCVKPDCSEVLDNQGGWFNGGAGALMNGIGHGPMAEVTGIVPRDDPIITAAWQSINYPDAINGNAHYHLASNSSSYVYWEVHSLLSRYDVYTWKFDHPWSSQMSTTAKYMIKHKYGLTTKYLDQSTPGDQWVYLGRYTFDDSELQGVAIFPSTGGIVAADAVKIVSVS; this is encoded by the coding sequence ATGAAAAAAATAGTGTGGTTGGTAGTCTTTCTCGCGTTCTTAACACCATTGCTCACTGTTTCTGCTACTGAAGTTTCGAGCTGTCGAACAATCTTTGAAGATAGCGTTCTTGTTACCAATATTAGCGCTAATCGCGATCCTTGTATTACTCTAGGTGCCAATGATATCACCTTTGATTGTCAGGGATATACAATCAATGGGAATGGAATTTACCAAGGAATCTATGTTGATGGAAAGAATGGCGTTATCATCAAAAATTGCCGTCTTAACAATTTTGTTTCTGATTTAAAGCTAGTCAATGCCGACAATAACATCGTCGAAGATAATATTTTCAATGACTTTTTTAGCGTAAGTTTAGGTGCAGATAACAATCTTGTACAACGGAATGCGTTTAATAAAGAGACGTGGCTTTATGGCGTATCCAATACCTTTGATGGGAATACCTTTACCCTCGTCGATTCTAATAATGCTGCATTAAGTATCCATGCCGGGTACAATGTAGTTAAAAATAACGTGTTTGTCGGTAGTTCAGATGGATTTGGAATTGCTAATACCCAAAGTGCTACGTACAACCAGTACGTCAACAACACCATTACTAATTTTGCACAAGGCATTATTTTAGGAGGTTTTCTTCTCGGTGCAAACTACAACACTGTTGCAAACAACAGCTTACTTAATAATATGGAAGGAATTCAAGTCGCCGGTGGAGATCTGAACAGTATTACGGGGAATGATATTAATTCCAGAAATTGGACTGAAGCAGACACAACGTATGAAGGATGGGGTGTTGATTTGGGCGGTTCACGAAATAATGTGCTGTGGGATAACACCATCCATAACCAGAATAACCGTTTTGATGTCAACTTAAACTTGTACTGCTATCAAGGTGTTGAGAATACCTGGAATTTCAACATTACACCTACCTGTGAGGGAGATTGTGTCAAGCCAGACTGTAGTGAAGTCCTTGACAACCAGGGAGGGTGGTTTAATGGCGGTGCTGGCGCCTTAATGAATGGCATAGGTCATGGACCAATGGCAGAAGTTACCGGCATAGTTCCTCGTGATGATCCGATCATTACTGCAGCCTGGCAGAGTATTAATTATCCTGATGCTATCAATGGAAATGCTCATTATCACCTAGCAAGTAACAGCAGCAGTTATGTCTATTGGGAAGTCCATAGCTTGCTTAGCCGTTATGATGTCTATACCTGGAAGTTCGATCATCCGTGGAGCTCACAGATGAGTACTACCGCAAAATACATGATCAAACACAAGTATGGTTTAACAACCAAATACCTTGATCAGAGCACGCCAGGAGATCAATGGGTTTACTTAGGAAGATATACCTTTGACGACTCAGAATTACAGGGAGTAGCGATCTTCCCGAGTACCGGTGGGATTGTTGCAGCTGATGCAGTGAAGATTGTCAGCGTCAGTTAG